Sequence from the Alkalibaculum bacchi genome:
AAGGATAATAGATGCAGCGTAACCACCCATTCCTAAAAGGTATGTAAGCTTTGTTCCAATCTTTCCTACGATAGAAGGGGATGCAATTGCTCCAATAAATCCTGCAATATTAAATACAAGAAGGAATACAGGTTGTAAGGCCATGCTATTTGTTACATAATTAAAGTAATAGAAAGAAGCAGCCATTAATAAATAGTATCCAATTAATTTTGTGAAATCTGAAATTACGAATAATACAAGGTTCTTATTAGAAAATACAGACTTAAACATATCACCTAATGAAGGACCTTTCTTTACTTGAGTTTTTGTGCTAGAAGCACTTATGGGTTCTTCATATCCTTTAGAAATAGCAAAATGCATATAATAAGCTACCATCATAACTGCTGCGAAAATACCTGCTGTTACAGTAAAGCCAAGGCTTGATCCTTCTCCAAATATTCCAGTGAAGAATAAGACTACTGGCATAGTCAAGTAAGAAGCCACTACTTTACCTACAGTAGAACCAGCTGCTCTTCTACTTGATAAGAAAGCTCTTTCTCTTGGATCGTCTGTTAAAACAGATACAAGAGACATATTCGCAGTCCAAGATACATTCCAAACTGTATGACTGATGATAAAACCTAAACTAATAATAATTGCGGCAAGTGTAGGGGAGCCAATGTTCGTAAATTGGAATATATAGAATAGCACGACAAATGGTGGTCCAACTAATAACCATGAACGGTATTTTCCCCATTTTAGATTGGATTTGTCTAAAAATACTCCTGCAACCAATGAGCTGACAATATCCGCGATTCCAGTGATTGTAGTGATTAACACGACTAAAGCATTTGGAAGCAATGCATAGTTGGTTAAGAACGGTGTAAAATAAGATGTCTCGACGAATGTCATAAAAGAAAAACCAGCATCTGCAATACCAAAGAAAGTCTTAATTTTGCTGTTGATTCTTCTACCCGCCTTTTGAATTTTGTCCATTATTTCATCTCCTCTTGTCTGTAAAGCATTACACTTTTACATAAAAAAGCACCATGAAATGGAATGAATAATAGAGTATTGCTAGTAAAAACGTAACAAAGGTATCGCTTTGCGATACCTTATAATAATCACAATAATTTTCTGTATTCTTACTATATCTTATGTATATTCATAGGTGTCTTTTATACCAA
This genomic interval carries:
- a CDS encoding MFS transporter, whose protein sequence is MDKIQKAGRRINSKIKTFFGIADAGFSFMTFVETSYFTPFLTNYALLPNALVVLITTITGIADIVSSLVAGVFLDKSNLKWGKYRSWLLVGPPFVVLFYIFQFTNIGSPTLAAIIISLGFIISHTVWNVSWTANMSLVSVLTDDPRERAFLSSRRAAGSTVGKVVASYLTMPVVLFFTGIFGEGSSLGFTVTAGIFAAVMMVAYYMHFAISKGYEEPISASSTKTQVKKGPSLGDMFKSVFSNKNLVLFVISDFTKLIGYYLLMAASFYYFNYVTNSMALQPVFLLVFNIAGFIGAIASPSIVGKIGTKLTYLLGMGGYAASIILAYFVAQNVIAVITIMGIGQVFFGFSYGLTSSFYSNGATYSQWKTGKDTKGVIMAFSGFSIKVSILVRGLILTAGIAALGFDAKAENISPEIIEGFKNIFFIAPFIFAVVAFAIMFFYNLPDNKVREMEAEIATRK